The sequence CCACGGCGACTTCCGTCTCTGACGCGGGGTGGAGCAGCCCGGTAGCTCGTCAGGCTCATAACCTGAAGGCCGCAGGTTCAAATCCTGCCCCCGCAACCACTGATACAGACAAACCCGCAGCCTCGGCTGCGGGTTTTGTTGTTCTGGCGTCCCGCTTCCGCCACGCCGCGTCGCGACCCACCCGCTGCGTTCATGGCCGGGCGTCCGCGTCCGCGCCCGCTCGCGGCTGAAGCGCCTCGCATGCCCGGATCTGATGGTTGCATGCCTGAAAAGCATTGCCGCTACGGCATTTAGCTCCGGTAGTCTCCAGTCTTCCCGATCGCCGGGGGCGATGGGTCGGAAGGAGATCAGGTCATGCGGCAGGTCGAGGTAGCGGTGATTGGCACGGGCTGGTGCGGCGGGATCCGCGCCGAGACTCTTTCGCGATCGGCACTGGTGGACAAGCTGCACATCTGCGACATCCGGCCCGAGCGGCTCGCGGAGGTGCGCACCCTCACCAACGCGGCGACGGCGACGCTGGACTATCGTGACATCGTCGCGAACGACGCCATTCAGGTGGTCTACATCTCGACCACGCCAGAGAGCACGCACTACCCGATCGCCCGCGACTGCCTCAAGGCCGGCAAGCATGTCCTGCTGGAGAAGCCGATCGCGATGGAGCTGTGGGAGGCCAATGAGCTGATCGAGCTGGCGAACCGCAACGGGGTGAAATTCACCATCGGCTATTCCCAGCGCTTCAACCCCAAGATCGCCTACGCCAAGAAGCAGATCGCCGAGGGGACTCTGGGGCGCGTGGTCAATGTGATGGTGTCGCGCCATTTGTCGCGCAGCCTCGGCAAGAAGATCGCCTCGCGGGTGAAGCTGTCGCCGGCCGCGATGGAATCGACCCATGACCTCGATTTCGTGTTCTGGCTCCTGGAGCCGGCCAAGCCTGTCCGCGTCTATTCGCAGGGCGCCTATGGCTACATGCAGGCCGTCAACGGCTCTTATGACTGCATGTGGTCCACCGTGACCATGGATAACGGCATGCTGGTGGTGATCGGCGGCGGCTGGAACCTGCCGCCGGCCTATCCCAACTATTGCGGCACCTGGATCGAGATCACCGGCACCGAGGGCGCGCTGATCCTCGACGACACGCAGCGCGACAATTGGCTGAGCACGGTGAGCGGGGGCACGCGCTTCCCGATGTCGACCATGCCCGGCGAGCAGGTCGATCATGTCTTTGCCGGCCAGATGGGACCGGAGACGCTGCATTTCCTTGAATCGGTGCTGCTCGACCGCGCGCCCATGGTGGCGCCCGAACATGCCCGCATGGTGATGGAGAGCTATCTGGCGGCCGATCTCTCGGCGGCGGTCAACGAGCCGGTGGATCTGCCGCTGTCGAACCGCTCCATCGCCCAGATCAACGATCTGAAAGCGGCGATGATCGCCGCTTCCTGACCTCCAACAAAGCGATGCCGGCCAGCGACCGGCGCCCTTGGCGCCGGTCGTCTCATGTCAGGCGGTCGCCGGGCGCGTGCCGCTCCGGCGCGCCTGACTGGACCGCCGGAACGCCAGGACCACGGTGATCAGGGCGATCAGCAGCAGGCCCATCGTGATCGGTCGG comes from Ancylobacter polymorphus and encodes:
- a CDS encoding Gfo/Idh/MocA family protein, whose translation is MRQVEVAVIGTGWCGGIRAETLSRSALVDKLHICDIRPERLAEVRTLTNAATATLDYRDIVANDAIQVVYISTTPESTHYPIARDCLKAGKHVLLEKPIAMELWEANELIELANRNGVKFTIGYSQRFNPKIAYAKKQIAEGTLGRVVNVMVSRHLSRSLGKKIASRVKLSPAAMESTHDLDFVFWLLEPAKPVRVYSQGAYGYMQAVNGSYDCMWSTVTMDNGMLVVIGGGWNLPPAYPNYCGTWIEITGTEGALILDDTQRDNWLSTVSGGTRFPMSTMPGEQVDHVFAGQMGPETLHFLESVLLDRAPMVAPEHARMVMESYLAADLSAAVNEPVDLPLSNRSIAQINDLKAAMIAAS